GCTTAAAAACGGTTAAGAGATGGAAAACGATAGTAAATTGGTGTTTTCTTACCTCATCCTTGTCTAAATTTACTTAGCCGCTTTTTGCTAGAAAATGGCATTACAAAATATTCCCTTTCTTGTAAGGTTAACCTTTTTTAAGCCGCTTTACCCGTATTCAATTCTGCGTCAAACTCCTCTACTATTTCTTCCCTCAAGAAAGGTATTTTGTAAGAATTAAGTTTTTGTTTTATCACTAACCACAAAAAAGGAAGGTCTTCTATCAAATATCTTTTCCAAAGTCTTCTTGGTTCGGAAGAAAGTCTATATAACCATTCAATGCCTGCTTTGCTCATCCATTGAGGCGCTCTTGGTTTATGACCCGCTTCAAAGTCGATCGTAGCACCAATTGCTAGGAAAGTCTTGATATTTGGCAAACTATCTTTATACTTTACGATCCACTTTTCTTGTTTGGGAGCACCTACTCCTACTGCTAACACGGTAGCGCCGGATTCTTTAATAATTTCGATGATTTGCTGGCATTCTTTCTCGTTATTTTCAAAACCAAAAGATGGTGAATATGCCCCCACTATGATTTGTCTGCCTACTTTTTTATTAATTTCCTCCTGCGCTTTTTTAGCTATTCCTTCGGCGGCACCCAACAAAAATATCTTGACGTTTTCATCATCTTTATAGTAGTTGTAGAAAGCCGGAAATAAATCGGAGCCAGAAATCTTTTCTTGGATTGGCGTACCTAAGAACTTAGAAGCATACATCACTATTTGACTATCACATACCTTATAAGTAGCGTTGTTATAAATTTTATAAAATTCTCGGTCTTTTTGTAATTTAATCAAGTGGTCTACGTTGGGTGTAAATACAATTCCACCTATTTCCAGTTTTTCTAACAACTCTACTTTTGATACGTTGTCAATTGGTATGTTTAGAACGTTAACTTTTTTCATTGATGCAACCTCACAGGTAAATTTTATGTTTATATGAAGACTATGTTTTGTAGTTAGCAGCAAGTCTAATTTTGCAGTGATATATTCTTGGGGTTTTTCAGGTTGAAAAGGTTGCTTTTAATAAAATTAAAGCTTAGTAGTGAAATCTAATAAGCAATCAACCCAAGTCAATCGTTTTACATCTACGTGTAAATACTTGCCTTACATAGAGAGCATAACAAAGCTTTTAAAGGTTAATTTAAAGTTATTATGAAGTTTAAGTATTTTATTATGAAAAAAATATAAAGATAATAATAAGATTCAGTGGTTTTTTGAAAATTAAGATTAATCTATCTAAAGTCTAATTTATTTACAGCAAGCAGTCTAGCAATTTCAACCATAAAATCTATCTTTTGACTGTTGCTTATGATATAACCGTAATTATACTGAGAAACTTCTGTTTTTACTTGCTTTGTCTTCAGCCGATCGCTAGTTTTCCCAAATAAAGGAAAACTTCCTGTTTGGCAAACCATTAGTTATTTAGTTATTAATAAATTTATGCACAACAACGACACCCTAAGGCAGTGGGGATGATAAACGACCAAACTAAAAGCCCCATCAGGCTGTGGAAACAACTCAAAGAACAGGCGTTAGAAGAGCGCAGGATCTTTATTACCTCCTTCAGCATAGCCGTCTGTGTCATCCTACTGCGCCTGACAGGGCTTCTACAGTCTTGGGAGTGGGCAACTTTAGATTTATTTTTTCGGCTGCGCCCCTCTACAGGTATAGAAGATCGGATTCTGATTGTCGGAATAGATGAAGAAAATCTCCGGAAAGTCGGTCAATGGCCGATTCCCGATCGAGTAATGGCCGAATTACTTCAAAAATTGCACTCGCTGCAACCTCGCGCGATCGGATTAGACATTTATCGAGATTTACCCGTAGAACCCGGTCATGCCCAATTACACGAGGCTTTTCAAGAAATACCCAACTTAATTGCGATCGAAAAAGTGAAAGATCGCACAAATCCGGAAGTCCCACCACCACCAGCCTTAAAACAGAAGAATCAGTTCGGTTTCAATAACGTAGTACTTGACGCCGATGGGAAAGTCAGGCGCAGTCTGCTCTACTGGTGGGTGAATAATCAGCCCCATCAAAGTTTTGCCCTCCGTTTAGCGCTCATTCATCTAAAAACGCAAGGTATCGAACCGCAAGCCGCCAAAGGCACTACCCATCTGCAACTGGGTAAAGCCGTGTTCGTGCCTTTTGAAACTAATGATGGGGGTTACGTCAGAGCAGATGCCGCAGGTTACCAAATTTTGGCTAACTTTCAAAAACCCGGTAAAACTTTTCCCACCGTTTCTATTGCAGATGTGCTAGCCAATCAAGTACCTGCTGAATTAGTTCGCGATCGAATTGTTTTAATCGGTTCGACTGCCGTCAGCCTGAATGATTTTTTCTATACACCTTTTAGCGGCGACCTGATCGAATCTGCCCAACCAATTCCGGGCGTAGAACTGCAAGCAAATTTTCTGCTCCAGATCCTGAATGCCGCAGAGACGGGACGGGGGTTAATTAAAGTTTGGCCAGACTCCTTGGAATGGCTGTGGATCTATATTTGCAGTTGCTTAGGAGCAATTTTAATTTGGCGATCGCGTTCTGCAACCAAATCTATATCGATTATCCTCCTAGCAGGCGCCGTGCTGACAACCAGTTCATACATACTTTTCTTAGCAGATTGGTGGATACCTTTAATTCCACCTCTGTTGTCCCTATTCGCTTCTGCTATAGCAATCACCAGTTACATTGCCCACCTAAAAGAAGAATTAAAACGCTCCAAAGAATTCTTACAAAACGTTATTAATGCCATTCCAGACCCCGTATTTGTAAAAGATAAACAACATCGATGGATTGTTTTAAATGATGCTTATTGCCAATTTTTGGGTTATCCCTTGAGCGACTTAAGGGATAAGTCAGATTATGATTTTTTTCCCAAACACGAAGCGGATATTTTCTGGCAGCAAGAAGAACTCGTTTTTCAAGGCGGCAAGCCTATAGAGCATGAAGAGGAATTTACTGATGCCAAGGGAAAGACTCATTTAATTGCTACTAAAAGATCCCTGCACAAAGATGCTGTAGGTAACTTATTTTTAGTTGGAGTAATGCGAGATATTACCGAGCGAAAACAACTAGAAGAAGAATTAAAACGCACTGCTGCTGAATTAGTTAATTCTAACAACGAACTCAAAATTTCTGAAGACCGTTTGCGCTATTTAGCTTATCATGACTCGCTGACCGGGTTGCCAAATCGAAAACTTTTCTCCGAACGCCTCAATCAATCTTTGGACTGGGCTAATGACAATCAACAACTAGTAGCTTTGTTATTTTTAGATTTAGATGGTTTCAAGCAAATCAACGATACCAAAGGACATGATATGGGCGATTTACTCTTGCAGAGTGTCGCCGGACGCCTATCTCGCTGTTTGCGGGGTAGCGATACGGTCTCTCGTTTAGGCGGTGATGAGTTTACCGTGATCTTACCTGCAATTCCTGGGGAGTCCGAGATCGAAAAAGTAGCTGAAAAAATTTTAGAGACGATTACTCGACCTTTTGAGTTAAACGGTCAAATAATTGCCATTACTCTCAGTATCGGGATCAGCGTATTTCCACGGAATGGCAATGATATAGAAACATTGATCAAAAATGCTGATGCGGCGATGTATCGCGCTAAGCAACAGGGAAAGAATAAGTATGAATTTTTTTAAACAAAGAAGGTTTATGGTTGTTTGCAGGGTTTTAAAGGTAGCTTTGCAATTTGCTGTCTTTTTCCTTTCTCTTCCGCTTTTTTCTCTCCTTTTCTATGGAGCGCAGCGATCGCGATCGCTACTTAAGCCAACCAATTGTTAAAGAATGTTAAAATTTAATCTCATAAATCTTAATATTATTTACAATAATTAACACGATTTACCAAGCTTTTGAGTATCGGATCGGAGTTTTCTACTCTCACTCAAATCTTGATAGAGCGAGCCAAGCATCTACAAAACGGCCAAAAATAGCTTCTTTTTTGTTTTATCTGGGGTATTTTATCACAGCCGTAGTTTAAAGAAGAGCTAAGGGATGTGTAAAGATTAAGTAAATATACTGAATTTACTTAATCTCGTGAATATACTCGAATTGAGCGAGATCGGTTCTTTGCGATGAATAATTATTTTAAATTTGCAGGCGTAGCCAGCCTAGTTATGGGGGCATTGATAGCCGATCCAACTAGGGTGGAAGCTACCACTGTGAGAACTACCCAGCCAATCTTTGCCTATGCCAGTAACGTGTTAAAAAAAACGTTCATACTCCAACAATATACCCCTCAATGTATTGGCGATCGATGTAAGAGTCCCGTTGATTCGAGAGGTTCTGGAACCCGCTAGGCATCTAAAGGAGGAGATTTCCACCAAGTATGGTTTTGAATCAACGTGTGGACTTGCCAATCAGAGTCCGATCGAGGGAAATCGATTCGATAATGACCGCCTCGACTTTCTTGACGAAAAGCCGCACTTTTCAAGATTAAATAACTTACATCCAATAAATTATAAGTTTCTCTCCAGAGCCTTAATTGTCGATCGCTACCGAGTTCATTAAATTCAACTATTTGACCGGGCTGTAAATTTAACAAATATTTACTAACTTCCAAAGCCGCAAATTCCGCTCGCCATTTTTCCACTCGATCGATCGCGCTCTCCAAAACATCCCCGTAACGACAAATCCCGGCACCGTGCCACATCAAGCGAGGTAACTCTTCTCGCCACCACTCGATCTTGGCAACTTCAGCCGGATCGATCGCTGGTAACTGAGAAAAGATTTCCTGACTTTCCATCTCCCTACTCTCTTCCCATTCCTCATCCAAATAAGCCATTTGAGCGCCGAACACCACGCATTCGAGCAAAGAATTACTTGCCAAACGATTGGCACCGTGAACGCCCGTACTAGCAGTTTCACCCACCGCATACAATCCCGGAATCGAAGTGCGGTTCATCAAATCGGTGACTATTCCCCCCATCCAATAATGGGCGGCTGGCGTAACGGGAATCGGTTGAGAAAACGGATCGACACCCCAATGTTGACAAACTTTAATAATATTCGGAAATCGGTGGCGAATTTTTTCGGTTGGAATCGGGCGCAAATCCAACCAAACGTGGCTTTCCCGGTTTTTTTCCAAATGACTGAAGATAGCGCGACTAACCACATCTCTAGGGGCGAGTTCTCCACTTGGATGGTAATCGAAAGCAAAGCGTCGTCCTTGAGAATCAACCAAATGAGCACCTTCACCCCGCACGGCTTCACTGATTAAAAACCGAGGCGCACCAGCCTTGCATAAAGCGGTAGGGTGAAACTGAAAGAATTCCAAGTCTCTTAAGATCGCACCAGCACGATAAGCGATCGCTACCCCATCCCCCGTACTTACCTCTGGATTCGTCGTCTGAGCAAATACCTGACCCCCGCCCCCCGTTGCCAGCACTACTGCTTTCGCCCGCACCCAAATCAAACGATTTTGGTAGATCAGAGCGACTCCCTGACAACGACCATTTTCGGGATTTTTCCACAAATCCAGGGCAAAAGCTTCCGAAATCACTTGAATATTCGGACGAGATAAAACTTTGGTTGTCAGGGTACTCACCACTGCTCGTCCGGTAGTATCAGCCGCGTGCAATACGCGGGGACGAGAATGGGCCGCTTCCAAGGTCATGGCCAATCGCTCCCCACGGCGATCGAAACCTACTCCCAAATCTACTAACGAATTAATACATCGAGGCGCTTGCTCTACTAAAAACTTGACCGCTGGCAGATCGCAAAGACCCGCACCCGCTTGCATCGTATCCTCGATATGTAAAGCCAGAGAATCAGCCGGATCGATGACGGCGGCAATTCCCCCCTGCGCCCAATCACTAGCCGATAGGGGTAAATTATCTTTGGTAATTAAGCCGATCTGCAAATGCTCTGGCAAGCAAAGGGCTGCATAGAGACCAGCAGCACCCGCCCCAACTACTAAAACGTCAAATTTGGTGGGCAAATCTAGGCTCGGTAAAAAAGTCACATCTTGAAGATTCAATGCTAAGGCTACCAAAAAAATCCCACTACCAGGGTAGTGGGATTTGAGAAGATTTTGCCAGCAGCGAGGCTGGTAACTTGATGATTAACGATAAATACCGTTATTGATCCGATCGTCTCCTTCTACCAAAGCAGATTCCACATCGGTGACGGTAAATTGCTCCAGATAAGCTTGCAAAATTTCTTTTTGGCGATCGCTCAGTCCTGGAATTTCCAGTACATCTTCTACACTTTCGTAGGGAGCGTTCTTGATAATTTTGCTAGCCAAAATTGGGTACATCCCTGGCAAGTTCCTAAAAGCCCGGACGTTAGTATTATTCAAATCAATTTTGCCAGACATCTCACCGAGCTTTCGATCTACCGCATTCCGCAGCGTATCGACTGCCAAAATCGGCATCGGACGCAACGAGACACTAGTTAAGGAAGCCGCCATCGCTGACTGTGATTGCCCTAACCATCCAAAGCAACCCAGTACCAAGGCAAATGTCATCAATAAGCGCAGTAATTGTTTCATAGAATAAAAACCTCCCTGAAAGAGCGGACTCAAATCCACACACAGCAATGTATCAAAGATTATTATCAGGCTTTTGACGTAATCCCCTGACTAAACTCGAAGGGATTTTTCAAAGGTTGTGACGAAGCAAGGGCTTGGGCTTGCCTCTGTCCCTTTTTTTTGGAGCTTTTCGGACTCTGAACCAGACAGTGACCCGTCCCCATCAGACCTTCTCCCAGCCATTCTCTTTCACGTTTAGGATGCGTCCCACCCCAAACACTCCGCGATCGCGCCACTATTTGAGCCGCCGCTACATCGCAGTGAGTTACTTACCCCACATTTGGGATAAGAATGAATCTATCAGTCTTGTGTCTGAACGATCAAATTTTTTAAAGAAAAGGGTGTGGAGAAAAGGGAAAAAGAGGAAGATAGCATCTATCCCCTCATCCCCCATTTGCCTCAACCCTCTCCTTCACCCTGCAAAAGGCGATCTAAATCTGCAAAAGTCCCTGCATAAGTAACCATTGGCTTTTCATAGCCCTTGAGATTGACCGTGTATTCTTTGAATCCCGATCGATCTGCTCCCAACGCTAAAAGGTATTTATAGGTAGTTTCCCCTAAAGCAATGTCTAAGTGCAGTTCTTTGGTAGAAGATTCCAAACGAAAAGCAGCATTTACAGTATCTCCCAACGCAGTGTAATCGGGCCGATCGCCACTACCCGTATTACCAACCATTGCATACCCAGTATTAATACCAGCCCCAATCCGTAAAGGAAACGGTAAGGGATACTGATTATATAAATCCTGAGTCATCTTGTGAAGGTCGCTGAGAGCTTGACAAATACTCTTGATCTCATCATCAGTAATGCCTCGGCTACCGTGGAACCACACAGCCATTACCGCATCACCAATGTATTTGTCAACCCAACTTCCCTGCTCTCGAATAATGCTGCCGGAATGACGAAACCAGGTACCAATTAATTCAGAAAGTATTTTTTCATCTAATTGTCGCGTGAGAACGGTAAATTCCCGGATATCCACCACCATCACCGAAATGAGGCGGCGGACGTGCAAAGTAGAAGTGGCAGTCAACTCATCTGAATTAGAACTATTCGCAGAGTTAGCTTGGTAGCTAACCGTCGGTGAGTAAAATTCCAATTCAGTTTGACCAAAGGTAAGATGATCGCCATGCTTTAAGGTCACCGGGACACTCACCCGTCGCCCATTGACAAACGAACCATTCCGACTACCCAAATCGATGAGATAGAATTCGCCCGTTTCCATGCACTGTAACATAGCGTGGTTCCGGGAAATCCAGCGATCGGGTATCACAAAATTGTTATCGTCACTTCGGCCCACAGTCCAGCAATGACTGCCCACTAATGGAAGGTAACGATTGCCAGAATCAGTCCGAAGTAAAAGATACGGTGTAGTAGTGGGTTGCAACGTCACCACAGACTAAAGAAGCGACGAAAAGCCAGTTCGAGTATAACTTTTAGATAGCGATTCAGATACTATTAGTATCTGTCATACCTCTCAAGAGTGGTTCTGTTTACGACATAAATTCGCTCAGGCGGCTGATGCAGCCAACCAAAACAGGCTATCTACAAAAATTGTACTCAACACTGCTCCGCTGAACGCCCACCAGTGTAACTGTCCCGAACGCAAGGGTAAAGTACCCACGGCTAATAAAATTGCTACCATGACTGCGGCCCAGCCAATTCCCCAAGGAGTTTGTACTTGGGCGATCGCATTTTGTAAAATTGGCATCGCCAAACTTGGCTCTACCTGCATTAACTGTCGCCAAGCCGGAATTAAATCAACTAAATAAAAATATATATCCGTCACTGCCGTACCGAACAGAGAACCCAAATAAAATAAGCTACCGACCTTCCACCGTTCCTGCTTCAAACACCACAAAGCCAACGGCAGGCAAATCGCTTCCACAGGTAAGTGGATCAAAGGTTCCCAACGCAGCCATCCCCAATAAATCGATCCTGCCAGCCAACT
This genomic interval from Leptolyngbyaceae cyanobacterium contains the following:
- a CDS encoding WecB/TagA/CpsF family glycosyltransferase encodes the protein MKKVNVLNIPIDNVSKVELLEKLEIGGIVFTPNVDHLIKLQKDREFYKIYNNATYKVCDSQIVMYASKFLGTPIQEKISGSDLFPAFYNYYKDDENVKIFLLGAAEGIAKKAQEEINKKVGRQIIVGAYSPSFGFENNEKECQQIIEIIKESGATVLAVGVGAPKQEKWIVKYKDSLPNIKTFLAIGATIDFEAGHKPRAPQWMSKAGIEWLYRLSSEPRRLWKRYLIEDLPFLWLVIKQKLNSYKIPFLREEIVEEFDAELNTGKAA
- a CDS encoding CHASE2 domain-containing protein produces the protein MINDQTKSPIRLWKQLKEQALEERRIFITSFSIAVCVILLRLTGLLQSWEWATLDLFFRLRPSTGIEDRILIVGIDEENLRKVGQWPIPDRVMAELLQKLHSLQPRAIGLDIYRDLPVEPGHAQLHEAFQEIPNLIAIEKVKDRTNPEVPPPPALKQKNQFGFNNVVLDADGKVRRSLLYWWVNNQPHQSFALRLALIHLKTQGIEPQAAKGTTHLQLGKAVFVPFETNDGGYVRADAAGYQILANFQKPGKTFPTVSIADVLANQVPAELVRDRIVLIGSTAVSLNDFFYTPFSGDLIESAQPIPGVELQANFLLQILNAAETGRGLIKVWPDSLEWLWIYICSCLGAILIWRSRSATKSISIILLAGAVLTTSSYILFLADWWIPLIPPLLSLFASAIAITSYIAHLKEELKRSKEFLQNVINAIPDPVFVKDKQHRWIVLNDAYCQFLGYPLSDLRDKSDYDFFPKHEADIFWQQEELVFQGGKPIEHEEEFTDAKGKTHLIATKRSLHKDAVGNLFLVGVMRDITERKQLEEELKRTAAELVNSNNELKISEDRLRYLAYHDSLTGLPNRKLFSERLNQSLDWANDNQQLVALLFLDLDGFKQINDTKGHDMGDLLLQSVAGRLSRCLRGSDTVSRLGGDEFTVILPAIPGESEIEKVAEKILETITRPFELNGQIIAITLSIGISVFPRNGNDIETLIKNADAAMYRAKQQGKNKYEFF
- the nadB gene encoding L-aspartate oxidase, with translation MTFLPSLDLPTKFDVLVVGAGAAGLYAALCLPEHLQIGLITKDNLPLSASDWAQGGIAAVIDPADSLALHIEDTMQAGAGLCDLPAVKFLVEQAPRCINSLVDLGVGFDRRGERLAMTLEAAHSRPRVLHAADTTGRAVVSTLTTKVLSRPNIQVISEAFALDLWKNPENGRCQGVALIYQNRLIWVRAKAVVLATGGGGQVFAQTTNPEVSTGDGVAIAYRAGAILRDLEFFQFHPTALCKAGAPRFLISEAVRGEGAHLVDSQGRRFAFDYHPSGELAPRDVVSRAIFSHLEKNRESHVWLDLRPIPTEKIRHRFPNIIKVCQHWGVDPFSQPIPVTPAAHYWMGGIVTDLMNRTSIPGLYAVGETASTGVHGANRLASNSLLECVVFGAQMAYLDEEWEESREMESQEIFSQLPAIDPAEVAKIEWWREELPRLMWHGAGICRYGDVLESAIDRVEKWRAEFAALEVSKYLLNLQPGQIVEFNELGSDRQLRLWRETYNLLDVSYLILKSAAFRQESRGGHYRIDFPRSDSDWQVHTLIQNHTWWKSPPLDA
- the psbU gene encoding photosystem II complex extrinsic protein PsbU, whose protein sequence is MKQLLRLLMTFALVLGCFGWLGQSQSAMAASLTSVSLRPMPILAVDTLRNAVDRKLGEMSGKIDLNNTNVRAFRNLPGMYPILASKIIKNAPYESVEDVLEIPGLSDRQKEILQAYLEQFTVTDVESALVEGDDRINNGIYR
- a CDS encoding adenylate/guanylate cyclase domain-containing protein encodes the protein MTLQPTTTPYLLLRTDSGNRYLPLVGSHCWTVGRSDDNNFVIPDRWISRNHAMLQCMETGEFYLIDLGSRNGSFVNGRRVSVPVTLKHGDHLTFGQTELEFYSPTVSYQANSANSSNSDELTATSTLHVRRLISVMVVDIREFTVLTRQLDEKILSELIGTWFRHSGSIIREQGSWVDKYIGDAVMAVWFHGSRGITDDEIKSICQALSDLHKMTQDLYNQYPLPFPLRIGAGINTGYAMVGNTGSGDRPDYTALGDTVNAAFRLESSTKELHLDIALGETTYKYLLALGADRSGFKEYTVNLKGYEKPMVTYAGTFADLDRLLQGEGEG
- a CDS encoding DUF3120 domain-containing protein; translated protein: MFNEILSAYTSVPASISPAKPDGRQSASFWLPIGDKKAWLIFGAAGFLVSVPVFLQAPLVRLWPLLSLILTAGWVGLSLALMKRHRTQMWGDLLLGFSGSWLAGSIYWGWLRWEPLIHLPVEAICLPLALWCLKQERWKVGSLFYLGSLFGTAVTDIYFYLVDLIPAWRQLMQVEPSLAMPILQNAIAQVQTPWGIGWAAVMVAILLAVGTLPLRSGQLHWWAFSGAVLSTIFVDSLFWLAASAA